One Coffea eugenioides isolate CCC68of chromosome 2, Ceug_1.0, whole genome shotgun sequence genomic window, AATGATGATAGTACATAcattatcagtgtatataaaatttactctaaaaATAATAGTGAAAATACGATTAGCAAAAATAAGAGTTCAAATAACATTTGtcaattttaattgttttgatgctcaattttttttctatatttctATTCATTCATCATATGTCGAAATAATTTGATGTTATGTGTTCGACTAAATTTCTAGGAGGCCAAGCTGTACTTTGCACAGCTCAAGTACCTCTAGTCATAGGTAGATATAGATACCTCCATAGATACCTAATTGCAGCCTTGGACAGACCCAGGCGACCAGGACACACTCTGTGAAAAAAGAGACTAAACGACACGTATACCCCTATGCTCTCAAATCAGGTACGGtaattcttgtttttctctccatGGCGCATTTTTCTGTGAATTAATAGTTGCTTAAAAATCATACACTCCTAGAGTTCTGATAATTTGTTTAAAAAGTCAAATTTGATCAGGTATGAAGGATTAGTTTCTAGTTGTATGGAATTGTCGTGGACAAGCCATCTATTTAGTCTATTCTCTTTATGATTACAGAACTAATGACCACCATAATACCCACCCGACCCTACCTAACCAGCTTTTAGTAGCCAAAGTATACTGCAGCTAATGTCTTCTCCAAACATGCCAAATAATCTGTTGTTACACTagaataaaaatacaaatgttaaatagaaaaattaacaatagttataataataattttaacaattataaaattaactataacaaaatagttaaaataataatataataatacaCAAATGTGGAGGGTTGAGATATGGATATCTCGCTTTTTTTAAGGTGATTCAAGCCTTTGCAGAACAATCAATTTTGGTGCAGCAAAATCTTCGACTTGTTACCCCTAGGATACAATAGCCCAGTCACACTTGCTGTCACTCTCATTAGTCTGTACAACTAAGAGAATATAGCTCCACTAAtaccagtttttttttttttttaccaatttaTGAGATAGAAAATAATGGAGTAGTAGATATTTTTCCATCTCAACTATGCATATTTATAGGTAAAGAAAAGTTAGACAAACATAACCTACACTACTAATAAGACACCAAGTAAATGCTGAAATTATTGGCCATTCAAAACACATTTAAATTTGTATTGTAGGTTACAAAAACTTGTTGTAATTGAAAAGCCATAATTTCATATAATAAATCTTTCTTCAAAGCCATTCAAACACCTataaattgcagaaaattttaccaattcattTTCCTTGTAACATGCACATTTAATGGagaatttaattattttattaaaatactcCAACAATATGTATTCACAACAATATGCCAGTGCATTGAGGTCTACTGAGTATTGTCTTTGCATGATAGGTTAATttattgggataatttcagaaacctcccctgaggtttctgacatttacactcacctcccctgtggtttgaacaattacactaacctcccctgaggttactaatcctttacaaattcagtccaaatgattaaaatattgttttagagagtgaaattagaattttgtacctgatttgccctttgtgctacatgtccaatgaatgacaaagtattacaaattaattaataattaataaattttaaggaGCGTAGTTTATAAGCAAATACGTATtacttatttaaagtaccagctctttacgggtattttactttcaaacatttactttattacaaatatttattctcaaatacagatttgtatttactctcaaatatttaatttttgttaaataaaaaacctaccggtttttcttccgtagaaatattaatataacactttttcaattttagttataaatatttatgtatttagcataaattaaatgattcaggataaaatactcataaagaactaatactttactcatgtaatggatgaaaatcataaaaaaattaatactttatgggccatttctttttttaaaaaaatatttaatttatagtaaatagataacctactgattttctttttgcgagaatattactgtaacactttttaatttttaatcacaaacgttaatatatttatcataaattaaatatttgaaaataaaatatctgtaCTGATTTAAGttaaggagtgtagtttattgatttaagtaaggagtgtagtttataggcaaatacacataacctatttaaagtacccgccctttacagatattttattttcaaatatttaatttatgataaatatattaacgtttgtgattaaaaattaaaaagtgttacagtaatattctcgcaaaaagaaaatcagtaggttatctatttaatataaattaaatattttttaaaaaaagaaatggcccataaagtattaatttttttatgatttttatccattacatgagtaaagtattagctctttatgagtattttatcctgaatcatttaatttatgctaaatacataaatatttataactaaaattgaaaaagtgttatattaatatttctacggaAGAAAAATTGGTAGAttttttatttaacaaaaattaaatatttgagagtaaatacaaatctgtatttgataataaatatttgtaataaagtaaatatttgaaagtaaaatacccgtaaagagctggtactttaaataagtaatatgtatttgcctataaactacgctccttaaaatttattaattattaattaatttgtaatactttgtcattcattggacatgtagcacaaagggcaaatcaggtacaaaattctaatttcactctctaaaacaatattttaatcatttggactgaatttgtaaaggattagtaacctcaggggaggttagtgtaattgttcaaaccacaggggaggtgagtgtaaatgtcagaaacctcccctgaggtttctgaaattatccctaatttatTTGTTGGCTCTATAGTTTCTAATTCCTCAAAGATGCACTGGTACATCTTTATAGGACAAGTTCGTGTTGCGCTAGGGTTTCTTGTGCAAGTATTATATTTGGTTGGGAAGTTAGCCAGAGTATGTGTCATTTGAACCTGTTAAGGTAGTCCCGTTGCAGCAATCCCACGATAGAACCCGACCACCTAGGCCTTGTACACGCATGATGGAAACGAAGGATTGCCGAGTATCTTTGAGTTACAAGTACCTCCCTGCCTGATTGTGAGAATGAGGCAAAATGTGATGGTGAGTTTAAGGACTGAATTGGTTTAAAAAAATCATCAGGAACGAAATTGGTTTAAGTGTAAAAGTTCATGGACTAAATTCACGAATTTTCCtaaaaactttgattgtaattGGTATTCTCATCTAAAACTTAACGGTCGGAGATTATCTTTTTAAAATATAGTTTCTTCAAGTTATAATATTGTTCAACAGAAAACATATTACAGCCAATTGAAAGGACCACAAGTTACAAGTAATTTCAATCtctattttatttctttcttaaACAATTGCAATCTATCTTCTGAGTTTGAAGATTGATGAAAGTGGTGAATGGAAAAAAGGGAGGCTGGCCTTCATTGAAACATTGAAACAACAAAAAATTGGACTGTAAGACCATTAGTATATCGATTTGAAAGTTTAGTGACCACATAATAAGTACTTGAGTGACCAAAAGCACATGTGGGATGGATTTTTATGGCTCGATATCTTTAGAAGCATAtgttttaaacataaaatacaGACCATATGTACATACATGCATAGACATAGATAAAGAAATCAACTCTTTTTGGTTTGATGTAATTTCGAACTTACATGACTATGAAACGTTAAGTCTAGTTTGGAAATCCTGGAGCTCAAGCTATTAAAATCTCCATTGTTGTATAtacttttttttgggttaaaaataaaaaagttccATGTGGTATACCTAATACTCAGAAAAGCTTtctatggtttcaaaacatacaaaacgatacctcatattttgaactaaatgataaactaacagaattcattaaatttaatgaaaatgACGGTCTCGACTGTTAAAATTACCGGATTCCGTTAAGTTTACCGGATTCTGTTAAGTTTTCCGTTAAGTTTACTggattccgttaaatttaacgaattctgttagtttacaatatagtttaaaaaatgAGGTATcgttttgtatattttgaaattacgaggggcttttctgtgtattaggtataTCACGGAGGacctttttgtttttaaccctttttttttggataaaaacaTAAACCTTATCCCacaatagaaagaaaaaaagaaaaacctagGCTACCATAAAATGTGTCTTACTAATCATGCACAATTTGTGATCTTGTAAACAATTATGTGAAATTCAATACTCATGTGCTTTTGAAAAGATGTGGCATTTTGAACCGACGCAAATTTGTACATGTGCAATAGaatttttaaaagtaaaagaaaaaaaaaataaaaacatgcTTACCAGTTTGATCCCATCAGACAAGAAGAAATTCTGAGATTTCTAGCAACAGTCATAGGTTGGCCGTCaacatggttcaaagtcgcggtcgcggtTGCGGTCGCGGTCTGGAccgttccacatcggtctcgACATATTGGTCGCGGTCTCGGCGAGAcgcgaatttttgaaatatttaatattcaaaaaattgtaaaaaatatgataaacaaaaataatttaaaaattagtaaaaataataaaaattcaagttGACTCGGGATGATTCGGAGTGATTCGGTGTAACTCGGCCGTTTCAACCCTTCACTGTGATGTCTCGGCGAAATAAGTATCTCGATATCGTTTCATCACGGTATCGTATCGGCGAGGGCCAAGACagagacgactcggccgagtcttcGAACCATGATTTGGTACAGAAACCACTCAAAATTTACTAAAAGATCACAAGATGAAATTGAGGTCATTCTCCTGCTAAGCAGCTTAAATGATCCAAACCAAACCAGAAAACCAGAATTGTAACAACTCTGAAAGGGTTTCAGGGATTAACTTATTGGAGCAACTTCATGATCTCAATCGGATATCTTGTATACATGGCCTTTCTTAGTTCCACGAGCAAGACTTCCGGAAAAGTTCATAAATTGCATCTTTTACATAAGATTTGTAAGAGCTCTtacaaacaagaaagaaaagtttgaaattgaatgtttTCCAAACTTATCTTGCTAACAATTTGTTCAGAGTACATGAATGCCATGGTTCAAAGGCTAACTAAATTCTTCTCTTTGAAGCTTTCGATGGTATCCTTGAGGCTCACCTCCAAAGGAATGAACGCAATTCCCAAACCTTTTACTTTCTCATTCGATACTTTGTATTCAGGCTGTTTTAGGGGGACTACTATTAGAATATCTGCAACAGTTAAAACAAtttcagaaaagaaaagaaattagagaTGCAGATATTGGCTTAAACTCATCCAAGTGAAGCGGTTTGCCATGCAAATATTACCAAGGTGCATGTAGCATTTCAATGTATTGCGATTCAAATAAACTAGGACCAGGTCTGGAAAGCACTGAATTAAGTGAACAAGAACAGATAGGCCTACCAGCTCAAATGCTCAATGGTCCAGGCATTCTTGAGCCTTGTCAGAGAATAGCCTAATGGCACTTAAGACACAAATCAATCATCTCAACTCTGTAGAATACACCTTCTACATATATTGAACATTATTATACTCGCACAATCTGACTTGCCTTTAAGCAGGCTTCCCATGGAGCCAAGTCTCTTGGCCTTTCAGGTTGGACTTCATCTAGACAGAGCATCTCACAAAACTACTGGAGCCCCAGTGGGCAGTTcttacaaaaacaaaaatctacCCTAGTTCCTGATTCATGACCATAAACCATTCAATGATTTATGTAACGCCATCCACAAGCTATTGAAACAATATAACTACTGCAATTTTGTGCTGTCTATAAAGGTCATGAAACAGCTAATTCTTGTCTTGTTGGACTAGTGCTGCAAACTTTATCTAGAAACTGTATGTACATTTCAATTCGATACTTTTCAAAGTTCGAATAAAACTAAATTCATTTTACAGATTCAGGGAATTCGATCAAACTGAGTGCCTGGAGTCAGAGAAGTAAAATGacattttgtttttctattttctacGAAAGCCCTTTCTGTTCTAATTTGCACATATCCTTTTCATTAATTCTAGGTAATAATGGTAAAACAAAAGACTGAATTGATTGTGGACCTTTGAAGCATTATTTCAAGAGGTCAACATGTTGCTTTGCTGTTTTCAATCTTTAATTTCTTATCCCTTTTCAACAATAATGCTTGTACCATGGTcctttggggaaaaaaaaaggctggTAAGGAGTGTAATTTTGGCATCACAAAAATTAATATCATTTTTTGCTTACACTATTAACCACTAAAATTCAccatatttttatataatatataaataaatgaattttgttcttctttttttaatttaattcacTATAGCTCGAGAGAATGCTTTTTATTCTTGTAATTGTTGGAAAATTGATATTAATTATTGATGAAATGCAATGAATtggttgttcttttttttttggtttaattcaTCACAATCACCACAATTCAAGGAATGTTTCTTTGTAAGTGTTACATAATTCTTATTAATTATTAAGACAATAGAATATAATCCATCCATTTATTATTGTCAAGGGTAATATTGGTATCACAAAAATTAAGATCAATTTTCGCTTACACTCACACTAAAGACTCATCATACTTTgatatagtaataataataataataatagataATAGATAGATATGCATGACATTCaggattttatttttattttgatatgACCCAAAATTTGTGTATGTGTAATAGAATTAGCATATAACTCATTATGATGGTATGATCCCAACGGCCATTTTGGAAGGATTTGAGACTCTTAACGGCAATCCTTGATTGGCCGTCAAAATGGACGGAAAACTGCTCTAACAGGTCACAGGTGTAAAGAGAGGATATGACTTTGTCTCTACTCAGCTAAAATATCATTTATGCACTTTGGAAAACcaagaacaataaaaaaaaaccaaaaaagacGACAATGTCGGATGAAATTAAGGCGAATATTTAGATTGGTGCAGTTCCCTGACCACAATTTCCATGCAAATGAGGTTTCCAGTGTGAAACTGATAATTGATTCTTCTTTCTTTGACCGACCTTTCAGTTCTTATCATCGCATATTTCTTAATTACTACTATACAGTTGGCAGACTGAAACGTGGACGTCCATGTTGTTGATCATCGGATTCTTGAAGgtcaaaccaaatataaaactTACAATGCTCAATTGCTCATTGAAGCATTAGCAAAGCCCGTTGACTTGTAGCAGAGAGCAATCGTACTTTATATGCTCATCATTCTCCCAAAAAAAATCATTGATTAAGATTTTCCCATTGAAAATGAAATTACCTTGTAGTTCAAGAAAAACTAAAGTCTATATATATGTAGAGAAGAGAAAAACTAAAGTCTATATATATGTTTAAGATTTTCAGAATAATGAATCATTGATGTGTTTTGTTTTGCCTACTGTTGAAGCCTATGGAGTTTTTTCCAGTTATTGCTCTGCttgcattcatttttcagctaaTAGCATGGGACTCTGTCCTTGGAGCTGATGCAGTCATGGTGAATTGTTCAGCTAATGATCTTGAAGCTCTTCTTGACTTCAAAAATGGCCTTAATGATCCTGAAAATCGGCTTTCATCATGGCGGGCCAGAGGCTGCTGCTTATGGAGGGGAATAGCTTGTGATGACAATACTGGTGCTGTTATCAAGATTGACCTCCGCAACCCCTATCCAGTGAATAGCTTTAATGGTAGCACCACCAGGTACGGGTTTTGGAACTTGAGTGGAGAGATTAGACCTTCATTGCTAAAACTGAGGTCCTTGACGCATTTAGACTTGAGCTCCAACACATTTCAGGAAATCCCAATTCCTGAtttttttggttctttaagGAATTTACAGTATATGAACCTGTCAAAAGCTGGATTTACTGGTATAATTCCTCCATCCCTTGGAAACCTTTCTAGCTTGCAGTATCTTGATGTTTCTTCAGAATTGTCAACCTTAAGTGTCGATAATTTCCAGTGGGTGGGTGGCCTTGTTTCTTTGAAACATCTTGAGATGAACCAGGTGGACCTCTCTTTAGTTCATTCAGATTTTTTTCATGTTCTAAACATGCTACCCAATATAACCGAACTTCATTTTGAAACCTGTAGCTTATCTGGTTCCTTTTCATCTCTTAGTGTTGTCAACTTCACTTCACTTGCTGTTTTGGACCTCAGCTTTAATGGATTGGACTCGATCCCAGATTGGCTTGTCAACATCAGCAGCCTTGAGTATGTTGATTTCGACAGCTGCCAGCTTAGGGGTAGAATTCCACTTGGCCTGGCTGAGCTTCCAAGGCTAAGGTACTTGGATCTTGCTTTGAATCACAACCTTAGTGCCAGTTGTTCCGAACTGTTCAAGGGAAGCTGGAAAAGCATTGAGGTTCTCTCTTTATCTTCAAACAAATTACATGGGAAACTTCCAGCAAACGTTGGGAACATGACATCTCTCACGCATTTTGATTTATCTGTTAACAACGTTCAAGGTGGATTACCAAGTTCTATTGGCAGACTTTGCAACTTGGAGTATCTTGATTTGTCTAGCAATAATTTAACAGGAACTCTGCCTGAATTGCTCGGTGGAACTGAAAGCTGTGTTTCTGGGAATGCTTTAGCTAATCTGTTTTGCCTAGAATTAGGCAACAATCGACTGGATGGTAAAATACCAGAGTGGTTGGGGAACCTCAAAAGTCTTCAAACACTGGGATTGGCTGCCAACATGCTTGAAGGTCCTATACCATCTTCTTTAGGAACACTTAAAAATCTGACAAATATCGGATTAGCAGGGAACAAATTAAGTGGGACTTTACCAGAGACATTTGGCCTCCCGTCTGAGCTGTCAGTCCTTGATGTTTCTTTTAACCAGTTGACAGGTATCCTAACTGAAGCTCACTTTTTAAAGCTGAATAAACTAAAGATCTTGCGGCTCTCAGCAAATTCCTTCATCCTGAATGTAAGCTCCATTTGGATTCCTCCTTTCCAAATTCGAAATCTCGATACTGGTTCATGCCAAATGGGTCCATTATTTCCAACTTGGCTTCAATCTCAAAAGGAGATTAAGTTCCTTGACATCTCAAATGCAAGTATATCAGGGTCCATCCCTATCTGGTTTTGGGATATCTCTGCTAACCTGTCATTGTTGAATGTTTCTTTCAACAACTTAGAAGGTCAGCTACCAACTCCATTGGAAGTGGCACCTTTTGCAGATGTGGATTTGAGCTCCAATATCTTTACAGGACCCATCCCTCTTCCTCTTGTCCCCATTGAGTTACTTGATCTCTCAAACAATCATTTTTCTGGTCCTATCCCAGTGAATATAAGTCAAATCATGCCAGACTTGATCTTTCTCTCCGTTTCCAACAATGAGCTTGCTGGGGAGATACCTACCTCCCTAGGTGAAATGCCATCACTGCAAGTTATTGATCTCTCCGTGAATAAATTAACAGGAAGCATTCCTGCAAGCATAGGGAATTGTTCTTATTTGAAGGCTTTAGACCTTGGAAACAATAAGTTATCTGGAATGATTCCACAATCTTTGGGCCAATTGAGCCAGCTTCAGTCTCTGCACTTAAATGACAATTTGTTATCAGATGAGCTTCCTGCTTTTTTGAAGAAACTGTCAAGCTTGGAGACCCTGGATCTTGGAAATAACAGATTATCAGGTAGCATACCATCATGGTTTGCCAACAGCTTCTCCAATCTTCGAATCCTTAAGTTAAGGGAAAATGAATTTTCAGGAGACCTTCCAGACGCGATTTCAAATTTGAGTTCGCTCCAAGTTCTTGATCTGGCAGGGAATAATTTAACTGGCAGAATTCCAGCAAACTTGGGAAACCTAAAAGCCATGCAAGTAGAGCAGAAGATACTGGAATATCTATTGTATGGGGCATATAGAGGCCTTTACTACGAAGAAAGGTTGGTGATCAGTCTGAAGAATCAATTTCAAAAGTATACCAAAACTCTTTCCCTTCTGACAGCCATAGACCTCTCAGACAACAACTTCTATGGAAATTTCCCGGTGGAAATATCAAAGTTATCTGGCCTGATGGTTTTAAACCTGTCGAGAAACCAAATATCAGGTGAAATTCCAGGAAGCATTTCACATTTGAAGCAACTGTCATCCCTTGATCTCTCAAGCAACAAACTCTCTGGTGAAATTCCATCAAGAATGGCTTCGCTATCATTCTTGAGCTATCTTAATCTATCAAACAACTACTTATCAGGTACGGTACCTTATAACGGACAAATGTCAACTTTCACTGCATCTtcttttgagggaaatttgggactTTGTGGAGCTCCTCTGAGGTTAGAGTGCCAAAATGGGGGTTCAGGAAACGGAtcaaaaactgaaaatgataGCAATGAAGGATTTATTGATGAATGGTTCTATTTGAGCCTTGGATTGGGATTTCTTGTTGGCATTCTGGTACCTTACCTCATCTTTGCATTCAGAAGACCTTGGGCTGATGTATACTCTGATTTTGTGGACAAATTAGTTTACAAGTTACCAGGGATGAGCAGAAGGAGAAATAAAGCATTGCAGACCAAAGTATACTTTCATAGATAGACCTTCCATTCTAGCTTTGTATCTTGTGTTTGATGAGAAGCTAAAGAAATTAAATGTTCTTGTAAGACATTGGATTTCTTTTCATAAGCCAATCCACTCTTATGTGTAATGTTAAAATGGTTGCTTACTTTGTCTATCAAGCCATTCACCTACAAGAAGTCAACTGAGAGCAAAGATAATTATTTCATTAAAATGGGCAAATTAGTTCAAGTCCTACCTAATTAAACATTTGGATTCCGTATTCCATATAAGAACAGGTTTATTGCCACACTAATTCCAGTTAAGCATTGATCATCTTCCATCACAGcaaccaatttttccttctaAGAGTTTCCATACTTTGGCTGCTTTCCTTGACTCCTCAATCACTATCCATGTCACTCTTTCTGAAGAGAGAAATCTTCTACATTGGCTGAGACTGAGCATTGTTGTATCCAATGGAAAAGCATTGAAAAACAAAATATGCCAAAGGGGACATCAAACTGGAAATACCTGTTTGTTCAATATTTCCACCAAGATATATATTTCTCATGCAAAGACGGTTTGTTTCAAACTTATCCATCTTTTACATTTTTTCCATGGGGTTTTAGTCTGTTGCAATTTGGTGCTCTATTATTGGCACCTTCTCccataaatgaataaattgcaTACAATCCACCTAAAGgcaacaaaaaatagaaaaaaaattaaataagatAATGCAGAAAAAAGTGGACTAATAAGCTTGGGATCTTATAACAATGAAGAAACAGGACTAGCTGACCAATGACACCACAAATGTCAATCAGCTGGCCCTTCTTTAAGATCCAGCCCACCGAAACAGCCACCAATCACATTTCCAAACTCAAAAAGCAGCGGATTTTCATTTGTATATAAAACAAATCAAACAATTATATGTATATAAGAATAACAAGATAACAATTTTATTCTTGTAGTTGATGACTGATAACCTATTGTGATACAAAAAACAATGATCAATTGATTAACTATTTATACATAATCTTATACTTTGTATTTAATTACAACAATTTTTGTAAATATGCTATATTTCATGATGAATCATAGCAAAATATTATAAGAAAAGATAttgcaaaaaaattttaaacaatgagattaaaaaaaaaaaagaagaagaagaaatcatCCCAAGTGTGCGACGAGGAACAAACATAGATAGTGGGTAGAAAATAAAGGAGaataaaaaggaagaagaggaaaaattaagcaaaagaaagtaagcaaaagaaatcaaactaataaaagAAACGATAAGGGAAAACTAAAGAGATAAAAGCATAAGAATAGGGGCATATCTATCCATTCACACTTAAAATTCAAATAAAGAGGGGTTGGGTGCGATAAACAAAATTTGAAAGGGCAATGTGAAATAGGTATATAATGTGGGGGAAAAATGTACTTCAAACTAATTAAAATGTGGACCTAAATTAGTAGGGGAACGATAGGGCATTTGTGGTATCAAAATATTTTCCCTCCCCTACAATTAGTTTCTCAATCTTAGTTTTCCTGAATATGggccaaaatttaaaaaaaaatgttggaattagAGGGGATACGCGGCTAATAGTTTTTAGGGTTATTATTACTTTACCCTCTAAACTATATCATTACTATCAATTTACCCCCTAATATTATCTTTTAGTCAATTCACCTTATaggtaattcaactcaacatgttaatAAATTTTTGACGTAAATACGCTTTTATTTTAAAGCATTACtacattattattatcactttatccctttAAATTATGGTGATATAATTGCTTTACTCTCTAAATATTTTATCCTATTGTTAATATAAAAGGTATGTTAGAAAATGTTTAAATGTATTtaccttttttatatataattaaaaataaatttttggaataattattcttcctttttttcactcTAAAAttccaaaaacataaaaataaaagggttttctcaaaaaaaaatttcacacttattaatacttggaaaagaaaaggagataagATAGAAGGaaacagaaaattagattttgttaagaaagaaaataaggaagAATCTAATATTATCGTATTAATTTAATGTTCTCGGGATTGAAATTGGGTAATAAATAGAAAAGTaaagtaattttaaaataataaaaatattgaattctttcttgtttgtattaaaaaaaaaaaaaaagaatggaggtctctctctccctcccctatttttctattttttttcaatattaa contains:
- the LOC113759558 gene encoding receptor-like protein EIX2 — protein: MEFFPVIALLAFIFQLIAWDSVLGADAVMVNCSANDLEALLDFKNGLNDPENRLSSWRARGCCLWRGIACDDNTGAVIKIDLRNPYPVNSFNGSTTRYGFWNLSGEIRPSLLKLRSLTHLDLSSNTFQEIPIPDFFGSLRNLQYMNLSKAGFTGIIPPSLGNLSSLQYLDVSSELSTLSVDNFQWVGGLVSLKHLEMNQVDLSLVHSDFFHVLNMLPNITELHFETCSLSGSFSSLSVVNFTSLAVLDLSFNGLDSIPDWLVNISSLEYVDFDSCQLRGRIPLGLAELPRLRYLDLALNHNLSASCSELFKGSWKSIEVLSLSSNKLHGKLPANVGNMTSLTHFDLSVNNVQGGLPSSIGRLCNLEYLDLSSNNLTGTLPELLGGTESCVSGNALANLFCLELGNNRLDGKIPEWLGNLKSLQTLGLAANMLEGPIPSSLGTLKNLTNIGLAGNKLSGTLPETFGLPSELSVLDVSFNQLTGILTEAHFLKLNKLKILRLSANSFILNVSSIWIPPFQIRNLDTGSCQMGPLFPTWLQSQKEIKFLDISNASISGSIPIWFWDISANLSLLNVSFNNLEGQLPTPLEVAPFADVDLSSNIFTGPIPLPLVPIELLDLSNNHFSGPIPVNISQIMPDLIFLSVSNNELAGEIPTSLGEMPSLQVIDLSVNKLTGSIPASIGNCSYLKALDLGNNKLSGMIPQSLGQLSQLQSLHLNDNLLSDELPAFLKKLSSLETLDLGNNRLSGSIPSWFANSFSNLRILKLRENEFSGDLPDAISNLSSLQVLDLAGNNLTGRIPANLGNLKAMQVEQKILEYLLYGAYRGLYYEERLVISLKNQFQKYTKTLSLLTAIDLSDNNFYGNFPVEISKLSGLMVLNLSRNQISGEIPGSISHLKQLSSLDLSSNKLSGEIPSRMASLSFLSYLNLSNNYLSGTVPYNGQMSTFTASSFEGNLGLCGAPLRLECQNGGSGNGSKTENDSNEGFIDEWFYLSLGLGFLVGILVPYLIFAFRRPWADVYSDFVDKLVYKLPGMSRRRNKALQTKVYFHR